The segment GCTTGTAAATATTCGCGGGGTGGTGTTCGGAACTTATTATTCTATTTCCTATTATGAGGAGGGGGGAACCGTTTTTCAGGAAGAAATTGACAGTCTCTTCAACGTCTTCAACGAGTCTATGTCGTATTATGTGCCTCAGGCCCTGATCTCAAGGGTGAATAATAATGAGACCCAGGAAGTGGACGAATTCTTCCGGGTGGTTTACCTGCGTTCTGTTGAAATTTATAAGTCCTCAGCAGGGGCTTTTGATCCCACCGTTTCCCCTTTGGTCAATGCCTGGGGATTTGGGTTCCTGAAAAGGGAAGAAATGTCGCAAAAAAAGATCGACAGCCTACAGCAATTGACCGGGCTTGACCGTACCCGTCTGGAAGGGAACATCATTATCAAGGACGACCCCCGCATTCAGTTTGACTTCAATGCCATTGCCAAAGGCTATGCCGCCGATGTAGTTGGAAACTTCCTTGAAACAAAAGATATCACCACTTACCTTGTTGAGATTGGCGGCGATTTGGTGGCCAAAGGGCTCAAACCCAACGGCACCAAGTGGCGTATCGGCCTCGAAAAACCAGCCACCGAGTTTGATGACCCACAGGACTGGGATTTTTATGTTGAACTCCAGGACCGGGCTGTAGCCACTTCTGGCAATTACCGTCGCTATTATGAAGAAGACGGCCAACGCTTCTCACATACCATCGACCCCTTTACAGGTTATCCCGTGACCCATAACCTGCTGAGTGTTTCTGTGTTTGCAAAGGATGGCATCACCGCTGATGCCTATGCAACGGCGTTTATGGTTATGGGATTTGAGAAAGCTAAAGGTTTTGTGGAATCCCATCCCGAAATGGATGCTTTCTTCATTTTTTCAACCGGTGCTGAACAATATGGCACCTATGCAACCCCTGGACTGACGCTCCTTAAGAGAGAAGATCTGTAAGTAAGGAATAATTCCTTAAGGGGTTTAAGCTGATTGAAAAAAAGGGAATAGTTATTGTTCGCTGATCAGTTTCAGGTAACGCTCCCTGATTGGATTGATCTTCTCGGGTGACATCCCTTCCTTGTAAATTCTGATCAGGTTCACAATCTGCTTGTTTTCGTATAAGTAAGCCGTTGCGGCATCAAAGAATAACAGATCGGTATCATATTTTGCCTTAGCGGTCAAACCCCTGAAATCCTCCCAGGGAATAAAGTCGGGCACTCTGAAATATCCCACATTGGCTTGGGTGGTGTCCAAATAAATGCCGCTATCATAAGGGATGAGGTACATAAACTTTTGCAGGCAAATCATCACTGGTTGCTCTTTGAAGCTGGCAAACTGTTTTTTAAACCTGATGCCTTCATCCTGGTAAAGTTTCTGGATATGCGGAACCTGACAGTATTTCTTAAGCTGTTTGATCCGGATCACCTGGCAGGTGCGCGTGTTCATGCTTGTACTCCCGGCGGCTGCGTCAAAAGGACAATTAACCTTTTTCTGCACTTTTGCAGTGGCCCTGAGAATGGTTTCAAAACCATGATACCCGTCGAGGACGAAATACAAATACGCGTCCATATCCATCTCCGGACGGTCGTTATAGTAATAGAAAAAAGGCCTCGGCGATTCCATCACCTGGGTTCCTGTCAGGACCAGGTCTTTGTCAAGGGTGGTCAGGGGTTCTTCTTTGGTGACACCACCAAATCGTTCGATGATCCGGTTATTTTCCATGGCAAAAAGGTTTTGGTGCTGTACCGCTAAAGATACAAAAAATTAAATACCAAAACAAAAGCCCGGAAAACGGGGTGTAAAAAATATGTAATAAAGGGGGATGTGATTTTTAACTGAGCTTAACCTCAATGGTATTCTTGCAATCCTCGGGGGCTTCCGAATGACAAGAGCAGGGAAGGGCTTTTCCCGTTTTGGGGTCGAAGTTGCTTCCGCAAGTCTTTTTGAAGCTTTCTCCAGGGATGAAGAACATTTTGATGGCAATGCCGCCGATGGCGAGCGCAACGAGGGCTATGGCGAGAAGAAAAACTTGCATATCAGAAAAGTGTTTTAATTTTTTCTTACATAAAGATAACTATATTTTTCCAATTTTCTCTATTTTTTGCTAAACCAGGCCATCAAAATTCCTGCAGCCACCGAGGCGTTGAGCGACTCGGCAGCATCTGCCTTGCCGGGCTTTCTGCCTCCGTGTATCCTGACTTTTTTATTCACCAGGGATGCCACCGCTGGGGAGATGCCCTTCGATTCATTTCCAATGACCAGCAGGCCATCCTTGGCTGCCTCCACATCATAATGGTCTGTTCCTTCAAGGAAGGCGCCGTAAACAGGAAATTTCCCCTTTACCTTTTCAAGGAAAGGCACCAGTTCCGAATAATTGACATCCACCCTTAGAAAGGAACCCATTGTTGCCTGGACTACCTTGGCGCTGAATACCTCGACCGTATCGGGGGAGCATACAATCCTTCGAATGCCAAACCAGTCGGCCGTACGGATGATGGTGCCGAGGTTGCCCGGGTCCTGCACCTGGTCGAGCAACAACGTAAGCCCGCCAGCACCAGGTTCCGGCTCATTCCCTGCCTCAGGCATTCTCACCACGGCAAGCACCCGGTTTGGAGTCTTCAGGCCGCTGATGCGACCAAGGTCCTTTTCGCTTACTTCATAGATATCAATTCCTTGTGGGATCTGATTCCGGTGGCTCTCCAGCCAGCCAGTCAGGGCATACACCCCTTCCACCCGGAAGGTGCTCGCCCAGAGTTCGGATACGATTTTTTCTCCCTCGGCTACAAAGGCTCCGTATTGCCGCCTGAATTTCTTCTGCTGCAGGCTCTGAACGTATTTGATTTGCGAATGGGTGAGCAAGGTGTGGGGTTTTGTTTGCAATATTACAAAAAAACCTGTCCCCTCAGCGAGGAAACAGGCTTTTCAATTGGTGTGGTTTTCGGCAATTGCTTATTCGGCAACCACTTCAAATTTGATGTCGAAGCGAACTTCTTTGTGGAGGTTGATCTTGGCGGTATAAACGCCCAGTTCTTTCACTGCATCACCGTCCACAACGATACGCTTGCGGTCTACTTCAATGTCGTACTGCTCTTTGATGGCTTCTGCGATCTGCAGGGCATTTACTGAACCGAAAATCTTGCCTGATGTACCCACTTTGGCGCCAATTTTCACTTCAATATCGCGGAGTTTATCAGCCAGCTTTTCGGCATCCTTCTTCACCTTTTCCTCTTTATAAGCACGTTGCTTGAGGGTCTCGGCCAGTTTTTTCTTCTCCGAAGGAATGGCAAGAATGGCGTAGCCTTTCGGGATCAGGTAATTGGCGCCGTAGCCGTCTTTAACGGTTAAGATATCGTCTTTGAATCCCAGGTTGGGAACATCTTGAATCAGAATAATTTCCATCGTTTTACCTCCTTATTTTAAAAGATCAGCTACATAAGGCATCAGGGCCAGGTGACGGGCACGCTTGATGGCGCGGGCCACTTTACGCTGGTATTTTACCGAAGTCCCGGTAAGACGGCGGGGAAGGATCTTGCCCTGCTCGTTGACAAACTTCAACAAAAAGTTGGCGTCCTTATAATCAATGTATTTGATGCCTGCTTTCTTGAAGCGGCAGTATTTCTTCTTCTTGATATCTACGGCAATGGGTGCCAGATACCTGATTTCTGAATTTTGCTGATTAGCCATTTTTCAAATCCTTTGTTCGTTAAACTACCTGTTTATTCTTTCTCCGTTACTTTAGAAACGTCCTTATCGGCGCGCCTCTTTTCGTTGTATGCCACGGCAAACTTGTCGAGCGATACGGTCAGGAATCGGATAATGCGCTCATCCCTTTTCATTGCAAGCTCTAGCTCGGCAACTACGGTGGGCTCGGCTTTGAATTCTATCAAGTGATAAAAGCCGGTCGATTTTTTCTGAATAGGATAAGCGAGTTTGCGCAGGCCCCAATGATCTTCATAAACGATCTCCGCACCTTTGCTTTTCAGGTAGTCCTGAAACTTACTTACCGCTTCCTTCATCTGTTCATCAGACAAAACGGGAGTCATAATGAAAACGGTTTCGTACTGTCTTACCATTTTTGTACTGTTTTTAAATGATTGATTTACTTTGCTTTTTCGTTTTTCTCAAACGAGTTGCAAAGGTAATAAAAGTTTTTGTAAATCCGTACCGGCTTTTAAAAGAGATTTTTAACCTTTAAAAAGTGATTTCGGCGAGGGCCTATCCCGGGATCAGGGTCGGAGTTAATACGGAGTTTATTCGGTTTAAACCGAATAAACTCCGTATTAACTCCGTATTAACTATGGGCCTGGCAGGGCATTAATATGTCTGTGATTCTTTTTTGGATTGATTTTCAGCGCTTTATGATTTCAGCGCTTTTGGTGGGAAATGGAACACCTGGATGATGGATTGAAAATTGTTTTTTCGTACTTTTGCCCGGCTCTGATCCCTTAATATTTATGCAGGAAGAAACTAAACCCCTTTCATAGGGCTTGGTGGCCTTGGTTTGGTTTGCAGGAATTTAGCGGGACGTTTTGCAGCCGCAGAATTTTGTTAGCGGAGTTGGGGTTTCTTACCTGAACTCGCTGGCTTCTTCCGATGGTTCACTTTCGGTGCCTTCCAGGTTTTTTGTGGTAAGATGGTAGGTGTACCATTTCCCGGTTTGAACATCCCGGTCAAGGTATTCCTCGGCATCGGCTTCAAGGGTAGCAATAAGAAGGGGTGTTCCACCTTCTTGACTTCGGTAGACCAGAACCGACTGAATGTCAGGATAAATGGCCCTGCTCCACTCCAGTTGCATTCCTTCCTCTATTGAGATCGTTCTCAGGCCAAAAGGGGCCACAGGGATGTTAATCGGAAGACTAACGGTGGCCAAGGCTCCCTCTGTACTGACATTCCCATCCAAATCGACAGAATGAACTTTGTAAGTGTAGGTTTTTCCTGCTTGGGCCGTGCTGTCGGTGTGGTTGTTGAGTAAAAAAATGGATTCTGGATCAAATAAATCGCTGAATGCGCCATCCGTTTCTTTTCTGAAGATTTTATAGCCAACGATGGCGATATTGTTTTCCTCCATATCTTCCCAGAATAAGCGTACCCTGCCGTTTTCTTCATAGGCATCAAGGCTTAAGGGGCTTTCAGGTGGTGTTGAAATGAGTGGTCGGGCATAGGCTTTGTTTGAGAAAGCGCTTTCAACAAAGCTGGTGCTTTCCGTCACGGCGGCATAGGTGTATGTTCTGCGGCCGGAGAGTAGGGTTAGCGTATCGTAATATTCCACGAAATCTTCGCCGGACTCAAAGCGTACCAGACTGCTTATGAGAGACAGCTCAGGGTCGAGGCCATCGTCACGATAAATCCTTACTCCGGCAGCCTCCGCATCGGTGGCCTGTATGCGGAGGTGAACCCCACCCTTTACGCCACGCGCAAATTCTATGAAAGGCGGGATGGGTGGATTGGGATTGTAGGAGGCACTGAAGATGACATTGCTGGTCAGGGGCTTATTGCCGCTATTGGTAATGGCTATTATCTGGTAGTAGTAGTTTATGTCGGCTTCCGTATCGTAATCGGTGAAGGAAAGTTCGCTGGCAGGGATCGTGGCAATTTTCTCAAATCCCCGCTCGAGATAACGGCTTTTGAATAGTTCAAACATTTTCACGTCTTCATACGTGTTCATTTTCCAGGAGATGGTAATACCCTTCTCCCTTCCGAGTTTCTCCGCCTGGGTTGAACTGAACCAGTGGCGTTTGGTTATTGTGTTTGGAATGATAACAATGTCAGAAGTTTGCCCGGCTTGCCCCAATGTATCAATGGGGGCCAGAAAATATTGCAGGTTGGAATCAATGGCCAGAAAGGGAGTGATGGTATCTTGCAATACGTAAAAGGTGGTGTCGTTTCGTTGATAAAGCATTTTTATCCCAACTGCCTCAATGGGTTCTCCCGGTTTATACCTGACGGGAATGAAATCAGGGGCTGGATTATTACCCGTTGAAAACCACTTGATATAAACCATTTGCGGGGTTCTTTCACTTTCGAAAAAGTGAATGGAATCAAACCTGGCTTCTGGCTGAGTTTGGCAAAAAGCCGCGCTTGCCCATAAGCCTGAAATTATCAAGAAAAAATACTTTCTCATTTTGACCAGTTTTTTGTTTATTGAACGCTGGAAAATTTTTTTAACAGGTTTGGATCAAGGACAAAGGCTGCCGCTTGAGGTACAACTACCCAAGAAAAGATTAAAGTCTGTTCCGGTGCTGGCAATTTTTAATGTCAACCCAAATTCGGGAGAAGGTGTACTCCAGTCAATCCAGCCTAATGGCGTTAAGAATTCGGCAGATGCACCGGCACTCAGGCTCCCGCAGCCAGTAATATCATAGTTTCCATTGGAATAGTACACTCCGGCAATTCCCAACTGTGCTTTGGCATAAGCAGATACATTAAATACTTCAATGCTTGCACTTCCTGCAATATCACCCTGGGCCATCAGTGACAGGCCATAGGTGTTAACGGCCGGATCGAAACTCATCCAGGTGCGGGCGTAAAGCGATAGATCTGCATTCACTTTTACTCCAATTACCTCATCCGATTCAGGAACAGGTACGCCCCATTCTATTGGGTGAATTAATTCTTTCGTTAAACTACCCTGCAGCAAAAAGCCCGAAACGTGACTTTGAAAGGCGGATGGAATGCAGGTTAGTGCGCCAAATGGAGCTGCTAATGCAGGTGGAACGTCCTTGTAATCGCCGAAAAGGCCGAAAAGGTTACAGCCGCCGATGCCTGGGATTTGAATCTCTCCACTGATGTTCAGATACCAGCCGTTGGGGTCGAAGATGCAGTCGGCTACGCCATCTGCTTGCATTCCCATCAGGTTTTTATGAATGTCAAGAGAGCCTTTCAAACGGGAGTTGGCGAAGTCGTAAGTAAAACTCATACCGGGAAAATCATCTAGTTTGCTTACCTTGATGCTTTGTCCCTCTGCAGATATTTCTCCTTCACACACAAATTTTATCCTGCTTTTTTGGGGGTTGTCGCTTATGCCTGTCATACCCATCATTTCTCCTTCAAACCAGAAGTTATTCCACTTGTTGATTGATTTATTGAGTTCCATTCCACCCACCACTTTTTCAAAATATTTTGATTTATCCTGGGTAATGAAAATATTCTCATTTGGAGGAATTTCAACTATGGTAGATGCGCTTCTGTGCAACAAAACTATGTTTACGGGCAAGAGTTTTCCTTCCTCTCCGGCAGTGCCCCTGGCCGTAAAAAGGTCATTGCTGAATTCAATGCTTTTCCTGTCCCACATAAAAGACATATTGTTGTGGATGAAGTTGATGGTACCCGGGCTGTTGACTTTAAACGTGTAACCCGAGGTGTTTTTCTCCCAGGCCATATTGCCGGCGAATTCATCGATATACTGAATCCGGGGTTTGTATTTCCCTTGAACTACGATGTACGGAGGGTCAGCAAATTCGTAAACAAGGATTTTTGTTCCGCTATATGTTATGAAATCAACAACACTAAAGAGTTTAATGCTTGCATTCATAACATTAATCCTGGGTTCTGAGCCATCGCTGAGCAAGGAAATGAGGGAAATGGGAACCCTTTGATTGCCTAAACCGGGAAGCTGTTCAATGTAAGCGGTTTGGGGGCCTCCATCGCTGGCTGCAAAAAGCTTCCATTTCATTATTCCGTTATCTTCAACGTAAGTAAGGCCTTTGTTGGAGGTTGTAATATGTAATGGGATGGAATTCAGCAGCGTGATGTTGCTGAAATCGGCCCGTGCGTTCTGGTATTTTAAGCTTGCATAGGTTATTTCAAGGTCTTTGATCCCAGCCTTGATTTTTGCATCGATGGTGGCGTTTTTTAACCAAATGCCATTCGAGCTCAAATCCCAGTCATTACTGGTGAGTTTCCACTGTCCAAGTTGAAGGGTGATGGGGTTGTTCTGTCCCAATTGGACCTCGTTTTTGGTGATCACCACGTTGCCTACGTTTAATCTCAGGTTTCTGGGGTTGGTATTGTCGCAATTGGTGTGAAGGGTCGTTTGCAGTGAGACCCGGTTTTGATTCAGGAATGATTTTGCCGGGTCGGCATAGGCTGCATTGGTAAATTGGGGGAAAGAATAACGTACTTCGCCCCCAGTGTTGTTGCACAGGTAAAACCCATTGGAAGTGAGGGAGACTGGGTTCTTTACCAGCGGGTCGGCCACAAATGCAGGGATTAGCATTTTCGTGGTGCCTGAACCCGTATTGGTGGCCAGATACAAGTTAGGAAGGCCAACCAGCGAAATGTTGAACTCGGTGGGCGGAACCATCACCCTGCCTTTTATCACCCCGTAGGCCGAGCCGGTGCTGTATCTGTCAATGATCAGCCCACGATAAGCGGATAGCTTTGCCCCAAATGTGTTAAATACTGTCAGGTCAAGGGTTGATGTTGAAAGATTTACGGGTAAACTGGCCGGCTCAGCATTGGGTATACCATTTTCATTGATCTGGCTTCCCGGTTTGATTTCAATATTCCTGAACCCCAGAATAGCACCCGCGTACGCATTGAACTGGTTATTGTCTGG is part of the Bacteroides sp. genome and harbors:
- the rpsF gene encoding 30S ribosomal protein S6 translates to MVRQYETVFIMTPVLSDEQMKEAVSKFQDYLKSKGAEIVYEDHWGLRKLAYPIQKKSTGFYHLIEFKAEPTVVAELELAMKRDERIIRFLTVSLDKFAVAYNEKRRADKDVSKVTEKE
- the rpsR gene encoding 30S ribosomal protein S18 — encoded protein: MANQQNSEIRYLAPIAVDIKKKKYCRFKKAGIKYIDYKDANFLLKFVNEQGKILPRRLTGTSVKYQRKVARAIKRARHLALMPYVADLLK
- a CDS encoding RNA methyltransferase; the protein is MLTHSQIKYVQSLQQKKFRRQYGAFVAEGEKIVSELWASTFRVEGVYALTGWLESHRNQIPQGIDIYEVSEKDLGRISGLKTPNRVLAVVRMPEAGNEPEPGAGGLTLLLDQVQDPGNLGTIIRTADWFGIRRIVCSPDTVEVFSAKVVQATMGSFLRVDVNYSELVPFLEKVKGKFPVYGAFLEGTDHYDVEAAKDGLLVIGNESKGISPAVASLVNKKVRIHGGRKPGKADAAESLNASVAAGILMAWFSKK
- the rplI gene encoding 50S ribosomal protein L9 — its product is MEIILIQDVPNLGFKDDILTVKDGYGANYLIPKGYAILAIPSEKKKLAETLKQRAYKEEKVKKDAEKLADKLRDIEVKIGAKVGTSGKIFGSVNALQIAEAIKEQYDIEVDRKRIVVDGDAVKELGVYTAKINLHKEVRFDIKFEVVAE
- a CDS encoding FAD:protein FMN transferase, whose product is MNKRFLLFFIAVVFSIAACNVSPKESQLVNIRGVVFGTYYSISYYEEGGTVFQEEIDSLFNVFNESMSYYVPQALISRVNNNETQEVDEFFRVVYLRSVEIYKSSAGAFDPTVSPLVNAWGFGFLKREEMSQKKIDSLQQLTGLDRTRLEGNIIIKDDPRIQFDFNAIAKGYAADVVGNFLETKDITTYLVEIGGDLVAKGLKPNGTKWRIGLEKPATEFDDPQDWDFYVELQDRAVATSGNYRRYYEEDGQRFSHTIDPFTGYPVTHNLLSVSVFAKDGITADAYATAFMVMGFEKAKGFVESHPEMDAFFIFSTGAEQYGTYATPGLTLLKREDL